The proteins below come from a single Hippocampus zosterae strain Florida chromosome 5, ASM2543408v3, whole genome shotgun sequence genomic window:
- the zufsp gene encoding zinc finger-containing ubiquitin peptidase 1 isoform X7, translating to MLTCVICSEEIMLEEDMKTHMLFSHLENDMHCPLCSLYGVSYDELCYHISSAHPDYQHKIQKSSHSTSCCPSTTITSFTEIEYPQTTGSCGTDSEAKPCGSSSDSFPLQERADAKPMQIKGVLTSEGTSAISSSVNPKIKRRGGLGIPVVENAEYLSEQKSPNQKRQASPKNDFSSSGILQEHVELHLQEQHSAEAVCSDSASLQQHVELHLDNGAGSSDSDARLAWRLQQEMEKKRREEENRLEKEQFKKLQRKFGLDGSGGYRAQMEKTMERDVARGIMAPAEYHFKKVEMMESLASGVDDGRTRTQGVIGALCQYYQTECKDCAHVWLSADTDHYCSSPGDKGWGCGYRNFQMLLSSLYRLDAFASSLQDKSVPSIPRVQSMIEDAWKLGLDPQGASHFNHKLQGTRAWIGATEIYVLLTSLGISGRIVDFHQPTGPGGTHPRLFEWVKQYFSQSSRSNRLPPRIIQTFVPPLYLQHQGHSRSIVGLEQRKNGSLCLLLLDPGSPSSDTMKLMSRDTASTAIRHVRKLPGSLKHKQYQVVGVEGVLSAEEKQIRILNSRTLCAERIP from the exons ATGCTGACATGTGTGATATGCAGTGAGGAAATAATGCTGGAAGAGGACATGAAGACACATATGCTCTTTAGCCATCTGGAAAATGACATGCACTGCCCTCTATGTTCTTTGTATGGAGTGTCCTATGATGAACTTTGCTACCATATTAGCTCTGCACATCCAGACTACCAGCACAAAATCCAAAAGTCATCTCACTCCACTTCCTGTTGTCCTTCGACAACCATCACTAGTTTTACAGAGATTGAATATCCCCAGACTACAGGTAGCTGTGGTACAGATTCAGAAGCAAAACCCTGCGGATCATCCAGTGACTCATTCCCACTTCAAGAGAGAGCAGATGCCAAGCCAATGCAAATTAAAGGGGTTTTAACATCAGAAGGGACTTCAGCCATCTCATCATCTGTAAACCCCAAAATAAAGCGTCGTGGTGGCCTGGGCATTCCTGTTGTggaaaatgctgaatatttatCTGAGCAGAAAAGTCCCAACCAAAAGCGCCAAGCTTCTCCAAAGAATG ATTTCAGCAGCAGCGGCATTCTGCAGGAGCATGTTGAGTTACACCTGCAGGAACAGCACTCTGCTGAAG CTGTTTGCAGCGACAGCGCCTCTCTGCAGCAACATGTGGAACTGCATTTAGACAATGGAGCAG GGAGCTCTGATTCAGATGCAAGACTGGCTTGGAGACTTCAGCAGGAAatggagaagaagaggagggaggaggagaacCGACTAGAGAAGGAGCAGTTTAAAAAGTTGCAG AGGAAGTTTGGACTGGACGGCAGTGGCGGTTATCGCGCACAGATGGAGAAAACCATGGAGAGAGATGTGGCCAGAGGCATCATGGCCCCCGCAGAGTATCATTTTAAGAAGGTGGAGATGATGGAGTCTCTTGCCTCAGGGGTTGATGACGGCAGGACCAGAACTCAGG GTGTTATTGGAGCCTTGTGTCAGTACTATCAGACTGAATGCAAAGATTGTGCGCATGTGTGGCTGAGCGCTGACACTGACCACTATTGTTCGTCGCCGGGAGACAAAGGTTGGGGCTGCGGTTACAGAAACTTCCAGATGCTGCTCTCCTCCCTTTACAGACTAGATGCATTTGCTTCCTCTTTACAAG ACAAATCAGTGCCAAGTATCCCACGGGTGCAGAGTATGATTGAGGATGCATGGAAGTTGGGACTGGATCCCCAAGGTGCGTCCCACTTTAACCATAAGCTACAGGGAACAAGAGCCTGGATTGGTGCCACAGAGATCTACGTCCTCCTAACGTCGCTCGGAATCAG tggccGCATCGTTGACTTCCACCAGCCAACGGGTCCGGGAGGTACCCATCCTCGGCTCTTCGAGTGGGTCAAACAGTACTTCAGTCAATCTAGCAGGAGTAACAGATTGCCTCCCAGAATCATCCAGACCTTCGTGCCCCCACTCTACCTGCAGCAtcaag GGCATAGTCGCTCTATCGTAGGTTTGGAGCAGCGGAAGAATGGAAGCCTGTGCCTTCTGCTTTTGGATCCTGGTTCACCATCGTCAGACACCATGAAGTTAATGAGTAGAGACACTGCATCCACAGCCATCCGCCATGTCCGAAAGCTTCCCGGCAGCCTGAAACATAAACAGTACCAGGTAGTGGGAGTCGAGGGTGTGTTGTCTGCCGAAGAGAAACAG ATTCGGATCTTGAACTCCAGAACACTGTGTGCTGAAAGGATCCCATGA